The following nucleotide sequence is from Chloracidobacterium validum.
TACCTGACCGGCCAGCAAACGGTCGTTGCCGACCGTGCCCCCCGGCCGGCGACGCGGGGCCATGTCACGGTTCATGGCGCAACGCACCACAACCTCCAGGATGTGACGGTTCGGTTTCCAATCGGGCTGCTCACGGTGGTGACCGGGGTTAGCGGAGCAGGCAAATCATCGCTGGTCCTGGACGTTCTTCACCGGGCGCTGGTGCAGCATCAGAAGCACATACCAAAAGCTGGCGCGCATCGCGGCATCACGGGGCAAGAGGCATTCGACAAGGTCATCGAAATTGACCAGTCCCCCATTGGGCGCACGCCGCGTTCCAACCCAGCCACGTACACCGGCGCTTTTACGCCGATTCGGGAGCTATACGCCAACTTGCCTGAATCCAAAGCGCGGGGCTATCGCGCCGGACGGTTTTCCTTCAACGTGCGCGGCGGGCGGTGTGAAGCCTGTGAGGGGGATGGACTCAAACGAATCGAGATGGCCTTTCTGCCGGACGTGTATGTGCCCTGCGAGATCTGTCGCGGAAAGCGGTACAACCGGGAGACCTTACAGGTCAAATACCAGGGACGCGACATTGCCGAGACCCTTGGGCTTACCATCGAGGAAGCCGGCGAGGTGTTTGCTGCCTTCCCGGCCATAACCCGCGTGCTGCGAACCCTGGTCGAGGTCGGGCTGGGCTACCTGACCCTTGGGCAATCGGCCACGACGCTTTCCGGCGGTGAGGCGCAGCGCCTCAAGCTTGCCTGTGAGCTTGCCCGCCGGGCGACGGGGCGCACGCTGTATATCCTGGATGAGCCAACAACGGGGCTTCACTTCGAGGATGTCCGCCGCCTTCTCGATGTGCTGCATTCATTGGTTGACCAGGGCAACACCGTGATTGTCATCGAACACCACACCGATGTGATGTGGGCGGCCGACTGGATCATTGACCTTGGCCCGGAAGGCGGGCAAGGGGGCGGCCGGTTGGTCGGTGAGGGCATTCCGTCCATGATTGCCCAACTGCCGACACCCACCGGCAATGCCTTGGCGGCCGCGCGGCAACGGGTAGCTCGCCGCGCCTAACCCAGTGCCGACGGCGGTCGAGCGTATCTTTTGGCCAGTCCGCAAGACGATGGCCAGCCCGCAAGAAGACTTGGGCTGGTTCCTTGCGAAACCAGCCCAAGCATCAGGCTGTGCCGCTACCAGCGAGGCACTCGCTCAAGAGATTTCTAGCCAAGCAATCGGTCAAGCGCCGGCTGGACCAATCGGGCGGCATGTTCGCCCGCCGAAAAACTCTTGAGTTTGCCTTCGGCGTCAAAGAGGTAGAACGCCGGGACGAACTCATTGCCGAAGGCATCCGCGATAGCGTGTTGGTTATCAATAGCGCAGGGTTGGGTGAGGCCATACTTGGCAATGGCGGCATCCACATCGGCAAGATTGGTGTCAGCTTCGTAGCGCGGCATGTGGATGCTCACGACGCTGACCCCTTTTTCGGCTAGGGTATCGCGCCATTCATTCACTTTGGGCATTTGTTCCGAGCAGATGCCACAGCTCACAGCCCAGAAGTGAACGAGCACGATGCGGTTTCGCAAGTCATCCGCGGTGACTGCGCCATTACGCCATTCAGTCGCGCCAGTGAGGTCTGGCATCACGGTGCCAATTCGCATCGGCATGATGGTTCTCTCCGTTGAGGCGTACGCTAGATATTTTCTTGCCCTGGTTTCCAGTTGACCGGACAGCGTCCGCCAGACTGTAGCCCCTGAAGAACGCGCAGGACTTCGTCCACACTGCGTCCAATGTTCAGAGAGTGGACGACTTGGTACTGAAGAATGCCTTCTGGGTCAATAATGAACAGACCGCGCAGCGCAATACCCTCGTTTTCAATCAGCACCCCATAGTTGCGGCTAACTTCTTTGGTGATGTCACTGCCCAGGGGATACTTGAGACCGGCCACGCCGTTCTTTTCGCGCGGCGTCTCAATCCAGGCTTTGTGCGAGAATACGCTGTCCGTGCTGACGGCAATCACTTCAGCATTGAGTGCATGAAACTCCTCGAGCCGGTCGCTGAAGCCCGTCACTTCCGTCGGGCAGACAAACGTGAAGTCAAGGGGGTAAAAGAACAACACGAGCCATTTGCCTCGGTAGTCTTCGAGTTTGACGCGCTCTTTGAGCGTCGTCAGGTCTTTCGTGGACGCCATGTCAAAACTCGGCGCCGGTTGGCCAACTTGCAGCATAGGACACTCCTTTGCAGGAACAGTCAAAATGATGAATCTCGGCGCTTCTGCCAAGGTAGCAACGAGCTACCCCGGCCAAACGCCGGACGCAACCTTACTTGCGCCGCTATCTGAGCTGCAATGAGTGTTTCCGGTCGCCTTGGGGCGAAAGGCCAGGCACGAAGCCACGCCACGGCCCCGGAGGGGGTTGCGGGAAAGCTGACCTAGGAAAGGAGTGCGGAAGGAGAGACTCGAACTCTCATGCCTTGCGGCGCCAGATCCTAAGTCTGGTGCGTCTGCCATTTCGCCACTTCCGCAAGTGAATCACAGGCGCATAGGCTAGCAGATTTAGGTTGAGATTGCATCTGGTCGGTCGCTGACGGGGACCGTTGCCCATGCGCCAAGCCGGTCACGTTTGGACAGGTGCCGGGGCTTGACCATCCTGGGGGTCGCGCCAGAAATCCATGGTTGATGCGCGGTGAACACAGGCAATGGTGCAAAGGGGCGCGCATGGCTTTGGCGTTGCGTATTCCCGCCGGAGGTCTTCCTTGGTATAGCTGGCAAGCGGAATGCCGGGGTAGCCACGCTGCTGCGAGCAATAGTGAACCAACCCGTCCTCGCAGATGTAAAGGTAACGCGCGCCGGCGCGGCACTTCCAGGTATTTGGCCGGCCGTGGGCGAGGTTGTCCTGAAACGTATGAATCATTGCGTAGCCGGTCTTGCCGATGCGCTTTACTTCTTCATAAGCGCGCAGCTCGGCTTGAGAAAGCGGCTTGAGCGCGCCGTGGCCGTCGTGGATGATGCCACAGGAGACGGCAAACCCCAGCGACGCCGCGCGTTTGGCGACGGTCACGGCATCTTCGGGATGGCGGATGCCACCGCCAATCACGGAATTGATACTCACCACGAAGCGCGCGTAGCGGTGCAGGTCAACGAGTCGCCGGTCGAGCACCTTGAGGCTTTTTTGGGAGACCTCATCCGGGTTGACGTTGTCAATGCTGATTTGGAGGTATTCGAGGCCGGCGTCGTTGAGTTTTTCAATCCGCTCCTTGGTCAAGTAGTAACCATTGGTGATGAGTCCGGCCATCATGCCGTGAGCGCGGATGCGGCGAACCATGGTGTAAAGCTCTGGATGGAGCATTGGCTCGCCACCGCTGAAGGCCACGACCGACGAGCCTAGCTCGGCCAGCTTGTCAATCCGCCGAAGCATCTCATCGAGCGGAAGCGGGTCGGATACCGCGTCATACTCATTACAGTAAGCGCAGGCGAGGTTGCACCGGCGAATCGGCACGATGTGAACCAAAACCGGGTGCCACCGATCAAAAACACCGTGGAGCACCATGCGTGCTTCACGGTAGCGGCGACCAAACGAGGAAATAGACCTAAAGGGCATGGTGTTGGGCAATCTAGGGAGGAGTCAATCCAGGGCGTAACGTAGGTCGAAAACGTAGGCGGAATGGGACTAGGCATGCAAGCGACTGACCTCGACGGGCATCACGCCGTCCGGGGTTGGTTGGTTCTGGCCGGCGACCGCCTCCGCGGCCTGGCCCCTGGCCGATGACGGACTGGGGACGGCCCCGGGCAGTTTGACCCGGAAGGTCGAACCCTTGCCGGGCGCACTCTCGACAAACACATGCCCGCCATGTTCTTGCACAATGCCATAGCTGACGGCGAGTCCAAGCCCCGTCCCCCGTCCCACCTCCTTCGTCGTGAAGAATGGATCGTAGATGCGATGAATGACATCGTCCGGCATGCCGACGCCGGTATCCGAGATTTCAATCGTGACGGCATTT
It contains:
- a CDS encoding radical SAM protein; this encodes MPFRSISSFGRRYREARMVLHGVFDRWHPVLVHIVPIRRCNLACAYCNEYDAVSDPLPLDEMLRRIDKLAELGSSVVAFSGGEPMLHPELYTMVRRIRAHGMMAGLITNGYYLTKERIEKLNDAGLEYLQISIDNVNPDEVSQKSLKVLDRRLVDLHRYARFVVSINSVIGGGIRHPEDAVTVAKRAASLGFAVSCGIIHDGHGALKPLSQAELRAYEEVKRIGKTGYAMIHTFQDNLAHGRPNTWKCRAGARYLYICEDGLVHYCSQQRGYPGIPLASYTKEDLRREYATPKPCAPLCTIACVHRASTMDFWRDPQDGQAPAPVQT
- a CDS encoding peroxiredoxin, with protein sequence MLQVGQPAPSFDMASTKDLTTLKERVKLEDYRGKWLVLFFYPLDFTFVCPTEVTGFSDRLEEFHALNAEVIAVSTDSVFSHKAWIETPREKNGVAGLKYPLGSDITKEVSRNYGVLIENEGIALRGLFIIDPEGILQYQVVHSLNIGRSVDEVLRVLQGLQSGGRCPVNWKPGQENI
- a CDS encoding TlpA family protein disulfide reductase → MPMRIGTVMPDLTGATEWRNGAVTADDLRNRIVLVHFWAVSCGICSEQMPKVNEWRDTLAEKGVSVVSIHMPRYEADTNLADVDAAIAKYGLTQPCAIDNQHAIADAFGNEFVPAFYLFDAEGKLKSFSAGEHAARLVQPALDRLLG